ATCTCCATTAAATCATCCAAATTATTGGTTCGAAATTGGTCCAGTCTTCCCGACCAACTTTTGAAACCCGCTCTGGTAGCGGGTTTCTTGTTTTAAGGATTCGAATCCTGTGAAGTTCAATTAGTATTGTTACAAACCGGCAAACACGTCACCCTATATATTTGGCAAGATCGAGCTCGAATGCGAGCCCTTGCCAAATATGATTACCGGCTTCGAACTTTCTACGGTTCTCTCTGGCGATCTTTCGGAATAGATGGAGAGCGGCGCGATCATCAATGTCGAACGTATCCTGATCGAGGTGTTCGCGCAAAAGTTCGCAACGGAAGGCGCGAACGGTGTTGGGTTCTGAGAAGGCGACATTCATCTCGGCATTTCCAAAGAGTGAAAACCGGTGCAGGTTGCACGAGCCGACGGTAGCCCATTCATCATCAATCAACATGAGTTTGGCGTGTACATAGATTGATTTGCGACGTCCATCACTACCGATGCCTGCAATACCCGCCAACATGAAGCTCTCGAAAGTCCCAAGCTCTGCCCGGGCTTTGAGAAGCGCTTGCCGCTCCGGCGGGATCTGCAAACTGAGGTCCGGCTCAGAAGGCATCAGCAAAACCACATCTACGCCGCGCTTGAGCGCCCGATGCAGACAATCTACGATTTCAGGCACATCAACATACTGGTTTTCTATATAGATTGAGCGGCGCGCAGCATTGATGGCCGCACAATACTGATCGAAGTTTGATTGCTCACCTGAAGCTATATCGTATAATATTCCTCCAGGCGTTGCTTGCCCGTCGAGATAGCATCCCCGATGCATGGTTCGTTGTATCTGTACGACTGCATTACCTCGCTCAGCGGGAACCTGGGCTGGAAACTGCAGGTTGGCTTCGCTCCCAATTCCCCAACGGCCATGCTCTGTCAATCGCTCACTCGCTTCGTTCCAGCGCTGCACGAAGTTGTGGTGAACGTCGACCACCGAGGGACCTGCCAGCTCGACGTAAACGTCGTGATTATGCCCTTCACCGCTATGACCAGGCATAACCATGGAATGGGGATTGAGATTGATCCCCCCAATGAAGGCTGTTTCATTATCGGCGCCGGCATCAATCAGCCAGCTTTTCTGATGTTGGCAGAAGCCCGGATGAGCGCGGTCCCAGCGGATTTTCACGCCAGACCGGCGCCTGTTGAGTAAATCAATATGGACCGCAGACCCCCAGAACGCGTTGCGCCTGAACCGCTCGGTATTCGCGTCCGGCCGCCAAAAAATGACCCGCACATCGATGCCGCGGGCAGCAGCACGATCAAGAACATCGAATGTGTCCCCCCGGCCCCCCGGCCACTCAAAATCTGCCCACATGAAAGTCACCGTCACCCAGACGCTCTGCCGGGCAGCCTCGATTGCCTCACAGATG
This region of Paraflavitalea devenefica genomic DNA includes:
- a CDS encoding phospholipase D-like domain-containing protein, which codes for MQFVDIALMTNTVISFVQSASYPIRPGNLVRPLIDGEPAFRRICEAIEAARQSVWVTVTFMWADFEWPGGRGDTFDVLDRAAARGIDVRVIFWRPDANTERFRRNAFWGSAVHIDLLNRRRSGVKIRWDRAHPGFCQHQKSWLIDAGADNETAFIGGINLNPHSMVMPGHSGEGHNHDVYVELAGPSVVDVHHNFVQRWNEASERLTEHGRWGIGSEANLQFPAQVPAERGNAVVQIQRTMHRGCYLDGQATPGGILYDIASGEQSNFDQYCAAINAARRSIYIENQYVDVPEIVDCLHRALKRGVDVVLLMPSEPDLSLQIPPERQALLKARAELGTFESFMLAGIAGIGSDGRRKSIYVHAKLMLIDDEWATVGSCNLHRFSLFGNAEMNVAFSEPNTVRAFRCELLREHLDQDTFDIDDRAALHLFRKIARENRRKFEAGNHIWQGLAFELDLAKYIG